Part of the Pseudomonas abietaniphila genome is shown below.
TGTTTGTGAGTTCCTGAGAATAGGTGCCGGGTTGCGCGCCCATCAGCACATCCAGACGGTTGAGCTGGGTCGCCAGTTCGGTGCGCAGTGGCGGGATGGTCGCCCGTGCCTGCAACACCAGCGCTTCGGCCTGAGCCTGTTCGCGATTGGTCGCAAGACCGCTGCCCATGCGGTCCTTGATCAGGTCCAGCAGGTTGTTCTGGGTCTTGACCTGATCCTCGGCGACTGCCAGTCGTTGCTGGGCGCCACGGATGCGGAAGTAGGCGTCGGCCGCTTCCGAGGCCACAGAAATGCGCACGCCGATATGGCTGGCCTCGGCGGCCTGAGCCTCATCAATTGCCGCCTCTTCGCCACGCTTCAGACCTCCCGCCAGATCGGCTTCCCAACTGGCGCCGACCCCGAGAGTTTCCAGCGTCTGATTGCGGTCGTAGCCAGGAAACGCGCTGCCCACTTGGCCCTGCGAGCTTTCGGTGGACTGTCGTTGACGCGTCGCCTTGCCGTCCAGCGACCCCTGCGGCATGCGAATGGCGCCTGCTTGCTGAGCAGCGGCGCGGGCCTGTTCGACCCGGGCGAAGGATTTGGCCAGGTCCAGATTCTGGTCCAGTACACGTTGCACGATGCGGGTCAGTTCCGGATCGTTGAAGCCGGTCCACCAGGTGTCCAGCGCCGGGGATGGCGTATCGCCGACCCGCTGCTGCAACAGGGTCTGGTTCTGGTATGACGCGGTCAGGGTGCTGTCCGGTTGCTTGTAATCCGGGCCGACGGTGCAGCCAGCGACGACGATAAACAAGGCGCTAAGGGCGAAAAGGCCGGTGCGCTTGAAACGAGACGCCAGAGTGTTCATGGGGCTGTCCTCGAAACGTGATGCGAAAAGTGGGAAATGGATGTTCATGGCAGTCTCAGGTCTGTCCGGATCAATGCGCATCAGCGGACGGCGCGGCTGGAGGCACGACTTTGCGCATCAGCGGGACCATCGCGACGGCGACGATGAAGCAGACCATGATCGCCAGAAACGCATCGGCGTAGGTCTGGGTCTGCGCCTCGCGATACGTCAGCAGCCAGAGCTGATGCAGCGCTGAATTGCTCGCGTCAGCAGCGTTCTGGCCCAGCGCCGCAAAGTTGCCAGTCACGGTGGACAGCCAGTTGTTCATGGCTTCGTTGCTGTAATTCAGGTGCTCGGCCATGTGCGTAAAGTGCAAGTTGGTACGGTCGTTGAGGATCGTGGCACAAGCCGCGATGCCGATGGCGCCGCCCAGGTTACGCATCAGGTTGAACAATCCCGAAGCCTGCTTGAGGCGCGATGGATGCAGGCCACCCAAGGTCAGGGTCACGGTCGGTGGCACCGCCATCTGCTGGGCGAACCCGCGAATGGCTTGGGGCAGCAGCAATTCGTGGCCGCCCCAGTCGTGGGTGATCGGCGAGAAGTCCCACATCGACAGCGCGAACAGCGCCAGGCCAAACATCATGATCCAGCGCAGGTCGACGCGGTTGGCGAGAAAGCCGTAGACCGGAATCGCCGCCAGTTGAAACACGCCAGTGGAAAAGATGGCTTCGCCAATGTCCAGGGCGCTGTAGCCACGAACGCGGCCGAGAAACAGCGGTGTCAGGTAAATGGTGGCGAACAGGCCGATACCGGTGACGAAGGAGAAGAAGCAGCCCAGCGCAAAGTTGCGGTCCTTGAGGGCGCGCAAATCGACAACAGGGTTCTTCGACATCAACGTACGGCCAATGAACGCGATGGCAGAAAGGCCGGAAATCCAGGCGGTGGTGAGGATGGTCTGGTCGCTGAACCAGTTCCAGCGCGGCCCCTCCTCCAGGGTGTATTCCAGGCAGCCCAGGAACAGCGCCAGAAAAACCATGCTGATGTAATCGGCGCCCTTGAGCAGCTTCAGGTCCATAGAGTCGATGTTGACCAGAATCGGCACGGCAATGGCGACGACGATGCCCGGCACCAGGTTGATGTAGAACAACCAGTGCCAGGACGAAACGTCGGTAATCCAGCCACCGATGACCGGGCCCAGCGTCGGGGCCAGCGAGGCGATGGCGCCAATGGTCGACGCGGCAATGACCCGTTGTTTGCCGGTGAAAAACATGAACGCCGAGGTGAACACCATCGGGATCATCGAACCGCCCAGAAACCCTTGCAGCGCCCGAAACGCGATCATGCTCTGGATATTCCAGGCCAGACCGCACAAGAGGCTGGCGAGGGTGAAACCCACCGCCGATGCGCAGAACAGCCAGCGGGTAGAAAACACCCGCGCCAGCCAGCCGGACAAAGGAATCACCACGATTTCAGCGATCAGGTAGCTGGTCTGGACCCACGCCGTTTCATCAGAGCCTGCCGAGAGACCACCGCCAATATCACGCAGCGAGGCGGATACGATTTGGATATCCAGCAGCGCAATGAACATCCCCAAACACATGCTTGCGAAGGCAAGGACCTTGGCAGCAGTGGGCATCGAGGCAGCGTCTACCGGCCCTTTCGGTTTTGCAGCAGGTGCACTGGCATTGGCGGTGGCGGTACTCATGGGGTTTTCTTCCCGTCAGCAGCGCTGGCAACGTGGTTGGAGGTGGGCTGGTCGGCGTGCTGATGGTCGGCGCTGGCTTTGGTGTCGACTTCAGCGATCACCGACAGGCCAGGACGCAGCTTGCCGAGGTTGCCGTCTTCGCCGTCCAGATACACCCGAACCGGCACACGCTGAACGATCTTGGTGAAGTTGCCGGTGGCGTTTTCCGGTGGCAGCACGCTGAACTGCGAACCGGTGGCCGGTGCCAGACTGTCCAGATGACCGTGGAAAACCTGTCCCGGCAGCACGTCCGCCTCGATGCTGACTTCCTGACCGGGAAGCATGTGGGTCAGTTGGTCTTCCTTGAAATTGGCGTCGACCCACAGGCCTTTGGCCGGCACCACGGAAATCAGCTGAGTGCCTGCGGCGGCGTAGGCGCCGACCCGAGCCCGACGGTTGCCAATCACGCCATCAACCGGGGCGCGCAATTCGGTGTAACCGACGTTCAGGCGGGCCATGTCACGTTCGGCCTTGGCTTGTTGCAACGCGGCGCGGGCCTGTTGTTTCTGGGTCGCGATCACGTCCAACTGGCGTTGCGAAGCGAGCATCGACGCCTGCGCTTTGGCGCCGTTGGCTTGAGCCGTTTTGTAGGTGGCATCCGCCCGCTGGAAGCTTTCGATCGAGACCGCAGAGCGACCGGACAGCGTCTGATAACGCACTTGGTCGTCGCGGGAACGCACGGTTTCGGCATTGGCGGCATCGATCCCGGCTTTGGCCTGGCTGACCACCGCATGTTGCAGCTGTTCGGTGGCGTCCAGGTTGGCCAGCAATGCTTCTTCTGCTGCAACAGCGCCTTCTGCCTTGTTCAACGCGGCGACGTAATCGCGATCATCAATTTTCACCAGCAGGTCGCCAGCGTGCACGAACTGGTTATCGACCACTTTGAGTTCGGTGATGTAGCCAGGGACTTTTGGCCCGATTACGGTGACATCGCCACCGACGTAGGCGTCGTCCGTGGACTCGATAAAACGGCCGACGGTCCACCAGTGGATTCCGAAAATGATCAGGCCAACTACGATGGCCACGGCCACCACCAACAGAATCAGGCGTTTGCCCCGAGCGGGTTTCGGCGGTGCGGCTGCAACGGCGGGCTCAGTGACAGTTTGTGGGTTGTTCATCGCAAATTACCTGTGGGTCTGCAGTGGTTGGGAGGTTGGCAGGATGTTTTCGTAGGCTTCACGTCGAGCCCGCCCCGCTTCCACGCGCCAGGCGGAAAGCGTGCCGGAGGGGCCGATGTAACGCATGCCGTGCTCGCGTAAGTTGATGGGTTTCCCTGTGTTGCCGTCGGTGAGCATCACGTCGACGGGTTTGTTCAGGTGTTCATCAAAAAGCTGGATCTTGATGCCGTCGGGCGAGAAGTGCTTGTTGCCGAACTTCATCAACATGAGCACCACCGGACGAAAGTCCCGGCCGCGCTCCGTGAGCAAATAGTCATAGCGAAGCGGCTTGTCGGTGTAAGCACGCTTTTCCACCAGGCCCGACTCGATCAGGCCGTTCAGACGACGGGTCAAGGTGCTGGGAGCGATGCCCAGACTCGTCTCAAACTCGTCGAAACGGCTGAGACCGTAGGACAGATCGCGCAAGATCAGGATGTTCCACCAATCACCCACGTGCTCGAGGCTGAGCGCAATCGGGCACGGCATGTCGGCGAAGCTTTTTTTCTTCATGACCTGTCCTCCAT
Proteins encoded:
- a CDS encoding HlyD family secretion protein codes for the protein MNNPQTVTEPAVAAAPPKPARGKRLILLVVAVAIVVGLIIFGIHWWTVGRFIESTDDAYVGGDVTVIGPKVPGYITELKVVDNQFVHAGDLLVKIDDRDYVAALNKAEGAVAAEEALLANLDATEQLQHAVVSQAKAGIDAANAETVRSRDDQVRYQTLSGRSAVSIESFQRADATYKTAQANGAKAQASMLASQRQLDVIATQKQQARAALQQAKAERDMARLNVGYTELRAPVDGVIGNRRARVGAYAAAGTQLISVVPAKGLWVDANFKEDQLTHMLPGQEVSIEADVLPGQVFHGHLDSLAPATGSQFSVLPPENATGNFTKIVQRVPVRVYLDGEDGNLGKLRPGLSVIAEVDTKASADHQHADQPTSNHVASAADGKKTP
- a CDS encoding winged helix-turn-helix transcriptional regulator; the protein is MKKKSFADMPCPIALSLEHVGDWWNILILRDLSYGLSRFDEFETSLGIAPSTLTRRLNGLIESGLVEKRAYTDKPLRYDYLLTERGRDFRPVVLMLMKFGNKHFSPDGIKIQLFDEHLNKPVDVMLTDGNTGKPINLREHGMRYIGPSGTLSAWRVEAGRARREAYENILPTSQPLQTHR
- a CDS encoding efflux transporter outer membrane subunit; this encodes MNTLASRFKRTGLFALSALFIVVAGCTVGPDYKQPDSTLTASYQNQTLLQQRVGDTPSPALDTWWTGFNDPELTRIVQRVLDQNLDLAKSFARVEQARAAAQQAGAIRMPQGSLDGKATRQRQSTESSQGQVGSAFPGYDRNQTLETLGVGASWEADLAGGLKRGEEAAIDEAQAAEASHIGVRISVASEAADAYFRIRGAQQRLAVAEDQVKTQNNLLDLIKDRMGSGLATNREQAQAEALVLQARATIPPLRTELATQLNRLDVLMGAQPGTYSQELTNSPQQYSVPTISDSQGPAELLRRRPDVIAAERKLAASNARIGAAISEYYPKVSLSGLLGFDTAHSGQLFSSAAFQPQAIIGLHWRLFDFGRVDAEVAQAKGANAEALAEYRQAMLKATEDVEDSIVTLVELESQRSEVDQEVTAHQTARDAAQDAYKGGAVSLVEVLDEDRQLLTSRDQLAQLHANDARAAVSTFRALGGGWPQAGKETTAKK
- a CDS encoding DHA2 family efflux MFS transporter permease subunit, giving the protein MPTAAKVLAFASMCLGMFIALLDIQIVSASLRDIGGGLSAGSDETAWVQTSYLIAEIVVIPLSGWLARVFSTRWLFCASAVGFTLASLLCGLAWNIQSMIAFRALQGFLGGSMIPMVFTSAFMFFTGKQRVIAASTIGAIASLAPTLGPVIGGWITDVSSWHWLFYINLVPGIVVAIAVPILVNIDSMDLKLLKGADYISMVFLALFLGCLEYTLEEGPRWNWFSDQTILTTAWISGLSAIAFIGRTLMSKNPVVDLRALKDRNFALGCFFSFVTGIGLFATIYLTPLFLGRVRGYSALDIGEAIFSTGVFQLAAIPVYGFLANRVDLRWIMMFGLALFALSMWDFSPITHDWGGHELLLPQAIRGFAQQMAVPPTVTLTLGGLHPSRLKQASGLFNLMRNLGGAIGIAACATILNDRTNLHFTHMAEHLNYSNEAMNNWLSTVTGNFAALGQNAADASNSALHQLWLLTYREAQTQTYADAFLAIMVCFIVAVAMVPLMRKVVPPAAPSADAH